A genomic stretch from Antarcticibacterium flavum includes:
- a CDS encoding tetratricopeptide repeat protein: MTRKFASVFFGFFLSVSTMVAQQTAAYTNELVTFNRALELYNNEQYLAAQKLFDDVKGKTRDEKIESDAAYYIANAAVRLGQPGADKLMENFVERYPTSTKRNSAFIDVADYYFETGKYSLARRWYDRVDEKGMSRAEKQRYYFNNGYAYFTTNQYEEAQKYFNRVRDSKEYGSQAKYYLGYMAYEGDDYEEANELFEEVKDNDRYQENLSYFQADMNFKLGNFQKAIEQGLEQLPKSNRNEISQLNKIIGESYFNLGEYEKAIPYLQEYKGLRGKWTNTDYYQLGYAYFQQGNYEAAISEFNKIIDGNNAIAQNAYYHLAQSYLELDQKQQALNAFKNASEMAFEAKIQEDAFLNYAKLGYEIGNSYTNPSQVFINYLEKYPNSPQREEMESLLIDSFITSKNYREAMNLLENNRNFSDKVAYQKVAYYYGLELYGEENYREASVNFDKSLTERRDPVITAKATFWKAESDFNLNRIREALVGYREFQGMSGAQGTAEMENIDYNIAYAYFKQKEYDRAIDFFKRFSSDNSKDKVRRNDALTRLGDTYFVTSQYWPAIEAYDKVIQMNLGRVDYAAYQKAISYGFVNRNDSKIESLNSFINKYPRSSYSDDALYELGNTYLAMENTSRAVDTYSRLINDMRESPFVPQAMLKQGLIYYNSNQNDKALERFKGVVSDFPNSPESMQAVSTARLVYIDMGRTDEYASWVKNVDFVEVTDADLDNTTFEAAEKQYLNNNTAAAKTAFQRYLQSFPNGLHSLKSNFYLAQLYFRDDQKDDAVKHYRFVVERPRSEFSEQALARLSQIYLEKRNYKEAVPLLKRLEAEASFDQNKVYAQSNLMKSYYELKDFNQAEAYAEKVLANPSIENNVKSDAQIMVARAAMQSGNENKARNAYAEVLKIATGERAAEALYHDAYFKHKAGNFKESNEAVQKLAKDYSGYKFYGAKGLVLMAKNFYALKDAYQATYILDNVIKNFKEFPDVVDEAQKELKRIKAMEARTNASVEPNN, from the coding sequence TAACTTTTAACCGCGCCCTTGAACTATATAATAATGAGCAGTACCTGGCGGCCCAAAAACTGTTTGATGATGTAAAGGGAAAAACCCGGGATGAGAAAATAGAATCTGATGCTGCCTATTATATCGCCAACGCAGCAGTACGCCTTGGACAACCGGGTGCCGATAAGTTGATGGAGAATTTCGTTGAACGATATCCTACCAGCACCAAGCGTAACTCTGCTTTCATAGACGTGGCCGATTATTACTTCGAGACCGGCAAATATTCCCTTGCCAGGAGATGGTACGACAGGGTTGATGAGAAAGGAATGAGCAGGGCAGAGAAGCAGCGCTATTATTTTAATAACGGTTATGCCTATTTCACTACCAACCAGTATGAGGAGGCTCAAAAATACTTTAACAGGGTAAGAGATTCAAAGGAATATGGCTCGCAGGCAAAATATTATCTTGGATATATGGCCTATGAAGGAGATGATTATGAGGAAGCCAATGAGCTTTTTGAAGAAGTAAAAGATAATGACCGTTACCAGGAAAACCTTTCTTATTTCCAGGCCGATATGAACTTTAAACTGGGGAATTTTCAGAAGGCTATCGAGCAGGGGCTGGAGCAATTGCCAAAATCCAACAGAAATGAGATCTCCCAGTTGAATAAGATCATAGGGGAGAGTTATTTTAACCTTGGGGAGTATGAAAAGGCTATTCCATACCTTCAGGAATATAAAGGGCTTAGAGGAAAATGGACCAATACAGATTATTACCAGCTGGGTTACGCTTATTTCCAGCAGGGAAATTACGAGGCAGCCATTTCAGAATTCAATAAGATCATAGATGGTAATAATGCAATTGCCCAGAATGCCTATTATCACCTTGCCCAGTCTTACCTGGAGCTTGACCAAAAACAACAGGCACTTAACGCATTTAAGAATGCCAGTGAAATGGCTTTCGAAGCAAAGATCCAGGAAGATGCTTTTCTTAATTACGCCAAACTGGGATATGAAATAGGGAACAGCTATACCAACCCATCCCAGGTATTCATAAATTATCTTGAAAAATATCCCAACTCCCCACAGAGGGAAGAGATGGAAAGTTTGCTTATAGATTCCTTTATCACTTCAAAGAATTACCGCGAGGCAATGAACCTTCTTGAAAACAACAGGAACTTTAGTGACAAAGTTGCTTACCAAAAAGTAGCTTATTACTACGGGCTGGAACTTTACGGGGAGGAGAATTACCGGGAAGCAAGTGTAAACTTTGATAAGTCCTTAACAGAAAGAAGGGACCCTGTTATCACTGCCAAGGCAACTTTTTGGAAGGCTGAAAGCGATTTTAACCTTAACAGGATAAGGGAAGCCCTTGTAGGTTACAGGGAATTTCAGGGAATGAGTGGAGCGCAGGGTACTGCTGAAATGGAAAATATAGATTACAATATTGCCTATGCCTATTTCAAGCAAAAGGAATATGATCGCGCCATTGATTTCTTCAAACGCTTCTCAAGTGATAATTCAAAGGACAAAGTGAGAAGGAACGATGCTCTTACAAGACTTGGAGATACCTATTTTGTGACCAGCCAGTACTGGCCAGCAATAGAAGCCTATGATAAGGTGATCCAAATGAACCTTGGAAGAGTAGATTATGCTGCTTACCAAAAAGCTATAAGCTATGGATTCGTAAACAGGAATGACAGCAAGATCGAAAGCCTTAATAGCTTCATCAACAAATACCCGCGGTCCTCTTACAGCGATGATGCCCTATATGAGCTTGGAAATACTTATTTGGCGATGGAAAATACATCCAGGGCTGTAGATACTTATTCCAGGCTTATCAATGATATGAGAGAAAGTCCTTTTGTGCCACAGGCAATGTTAAAACAAGGACTTATATATTATAACAGCAACCAAAATGATAAAGCACTCGAGAGATTTAAAGGAGTGGTGTCAGATTTCCCTAACTCCCCGGAATCTATGCAGGCTGTTTCCACTGCCAGGCTGGTTTATATTGATATGGGACGTACAGATGAATATGCGAGCTGGGTGAAAAATGTTGATTTCGTAGAAGTAACAGATGCTGATCTTGATAACACCACTTTTGAAGCTGCAGAGAAGCAATACCTTAATAATAATACTGCAGCAGCTAAAACTGCCTTCCAGAGGTATTTGCAAAGTTTTCCAAATGGATTACACTCCCTAAAGAGTAACTTCTACCTGGCGCAATTATATTTTAGGGATGACCAGAAGGATGATGCGGTCAAGCATTACAGGTTTGTGGTGGAAAGGCCCAGAAGTGAATTTTCTGAGCAGGCATTGGCGAGATTATCACAAATATACCTGGAGAAGAGAAATTACAAGGAAGCCGTGCCACTTCTTAAAAGGTTGGAAGCTGAAGCCAGTTTTGATCAAAATAAGGTCTACGCTCAATCCAATCTTATGAAATCCTATTATGAGCTCAAGGATTTCAATCAGGCCGAAGCGTATGCTGAAAAGGTGCTGGCAAACCCCTCAATTGAGAATAATGTGAAGAGTGATGCCCAGATCATGGTGGCCCGCGCAGCTATGCAAAGCGGAAATGAGAATAAGGCCCGAAATGCCTATGCCGAGGTCCTGAAGATCGCAACAGGCGAACGAGCGGCAGAAGCATTATATCACGATGCCTATTTCAAGCACAAGGCCGGGAACTTTAAAGAGTCCAATGAAGCCGTACAAAAGCTGGCTAAGGATTATTCAGGTTATAAATTCTATGGAGCCAAAGGCCTGGTGCTTATGGCAAAGAACTTCTATGCTCTTAAAGATGCTTACCAGGCAACTTATATTCTTGACAACGTGATCAAGAACTTTAAGGAATTCCCAGACGTGGTGGACGAAGCACAAAAAGAGCTTAAGCGAATTAAAGCTATGGAGGCACGTACAAATGCATCTGTAGAACCCAACAACTAA
- a CDS encoding TonB-dependent receptor, which produces MQILSIKRSLFLFAFLSSGFLFAQDRPLGSETVIVVKPYTPSVNDAFKIRETLSASDSVRLEKKSLQYRIFSVPVASTFTPSKGQATKVERAQRVKLYNNYATLGFGTYSNILAEFYSNIEVNRSDNFGVFLTHNSSQGGIEGVRLDDKFYNTQLNLNYNSRNRNSSWNTEVGLQHQLFNWYGLPEGIQLSQEMINSIDPQQNYYSAFVGGELELYDSFFENATAGYRFFGDAYQSAEHHFKTDAVFELNIADELITTTFQGDFISGSFEEDPMFTGTGVNYSFLNVGLTPSLLILRDDLTLNLGVSLFYSLNAENSKNSIYLYPSVTASYRLGGDYFIPYAGVEGTLQQNSYYRLAQENPYVSPSLDIQPTDRPYDAYLGAKGKLSNSIGYNFRANYISEYNRPLYYKNSYAFSNGEDYSFGNSFGVFFTDLTTLSVYGEINVDVNRNFRLGLNAAYFDYSADNQTEAWNLPDFRANILADYQITDKWFAGANVFFVGERKDFTSSLSGENEVPRIVTLDSYIDLNANIGYRFNDQLSIFARGHNLLGDNYERWQDFPVQGIQVLAGATYKFDW; this is translated from the coding sequence ATGCAAATTCTTTCTATCAAAAGAAGCCTGTTTCTCTTTGCTTTTTTGTCATCAGGTTTCCTTTTTGCACAGGACCGCCCGCTTGGCAGTGAAACAGTAATAGTGGTGAAACCATACACCCCCTCTGTAAATGATGCATTCAAAATACGGGAAACCCTCAGCGCCAGTGATTCTGTAAGGCTGGAGAAGAAATCCCTCCAGTACAGAATATTTTCTGTGCCTGTAGCTTCAACTTTTACTCCCTCAAAAGGACAGGCCACAAAGGTGGAAAGGGCTCAAAGGGTGAAATTGTATAATAATTACGCCACCCTGGGATTCGGAACCTATTCCAATATCCTGGCAGAATTCTACAGCAATATCGAGGTGAACAGGAGTGATAATTTTGGGGTCTTTTTAACCCATAATTCCTCACAGGGAGGAATAGAAGGGGTGAGGCTGGATGATAAATTCTATAATACCCAGCTTAATCTTAATTACAACTCCCGTAACAGGAACAGCTCCTGGAATACAGAGGTAGGCCTGCAGCACCAGCTATTCAACTGGTATGGCCTGCCGGAGGGGATACAGCTGTCACAGGAGATGATAAATTCTATAGATCCGCAACAAAATTATTACTCAGCTTTTGTGGGCGGGGAATTGGAATTATATGATTCATTTTTTGAAAACGCAACAGCAGGGTACAGATTTTTTGGGGATGCCTATCAAAGTGCTGAACATCATTTCAAGACAGACGCTGTTTTTGAATTGAATATTGCCGATGAACTAATCACCACTACCTTTCAAGGAGATTTTATCTCGGGGAGTTTCGAGGAAGATCCTATGTTTACAGGTACCGGGGTAAATTATAGCTTTCTGAACGTGGGGCTAACACCAAGTTTACTTATTTTAAGAGATGACCTAACTCTTAATCTGGGAGTATCGCTTTTTTATTCCCTGAATGCTGAGAATAGTAAGAACAGTATTTATCTCTATCCAAGTGTAACGGCAAGTTACAGACTTGGTGGTGATTACTTCATTCCTTATGCAGGAGTTGAAGGAACCCTGCAACAAAATTCTTATTACAGGCTGGCCCAGGAGAATCCATATGTATCTCCTAGCCTTGACATACAACCTACAGATAGGCCTTACGACGCTTATCTGGGTGCCAAAGGAAAGCTTTCTAACAGCATTGGATATAACTTTCGGGCAAATTACATAAGCGAATACAACAGGCCATTATATTATAAGAACAGCTATGCCTTTTCCAATGGTGAAGACTACAGCTTTGGAAACTCATTCGGTGTATTTTTTACCGATCTAACCACCCTCTCGGTATATGGAGAGATCAATGTTGATGTGAACAGGAACTTCAGGCTTGGATTAAATGCCGCTTACTTCGATTACTCTGCAGATAACCAGACAGAAGCCTGGAATTTACCAGATTTTCGTGCCAACATCCTGGCCGATTACCAGATAACCGATAAATGGTTTGCCGGGGCAAATGTATTCTTTGTTGGTGAAAGAAAGGATTTTACTTCCTCATTATCGGGGGAAAATGAAGTGCCGCGTATTGTTACCCTTGACAGTTATATCGATCTTAACGCTAATATTGGCTACAGGTTCAATGATCAACTCTCTATTTTTGCAAGGGGTCACAACCTTCTGGGAGATAACTATGAGAGATGGCAGGACTTCCCGGTACAGGGAATACAGGTACTTGCAGGGGCGACTTATAAATTCGATTGGTAA